CAATTAGAAAGAATTTCTTTTCTGAAATTTCTCCTTAGTATTGATGGGATCGGTCCTCAAAAAATCTTCTCGATTCTTTCCAGATTCAACACACTCGAATCATTTCAAAACAGCTCACCGAAGAGTTTATTATCGATCGACGGAATCAGTAAAACACTTTATCAGCGGATTATTTCATCAAAAAAAAATATCAATGAAATAAAAAAAGCTGCAATAGAGGAATTAAGCCGGCTCGAAAAGCTGAATGCCAAAGCAACAACATTCTGGGACGAAGATTATCCGCTAATGTTAAAAGAGATCTATTCCCCACCGATAATAATCTATTCGTTGGGCAGCTTTTCGGCAGAAGATTATAATTCAATAGCAATAGTCGGGACACGCGAGCCCACGTTATACGGGAAAATAGAGGCAGAAAGATTCTCGACGGAACTAGCCGAAAGAAAGGTTACTATTATAAGCGGCCTTGCCCGGGGTATTGATTCAGCAGCTCATAACGGAGCATTAAAATCCGGAGGAAGAACGATTGCTGTAACAGGATCCGGATTAGACATAGTTTATCCACCGGAGAACAAAAAACTTTATCATCAGATTATTGAAAACGGACTAATAATCAGCGAATACCCGCTCGGTACAAAACCGGATGCACAAAATTTTCCCAAAAGGAACCGGATTATTTCCGGATTATCGCTCGGGACATTAATTATTGAGACAAGATTAAACGGCGGGGCAATGCAGACAGCGGCTTACGCACTGGATCAAGGGCGGGAAGTGTTTGCCGTGCCAGGAAATATAAACTCGAAACAGAGTGAAGGCCCCAATCTACTTATTCAGAGAGGCGAGGCAAAACTTACATTCTGCACTGAAGATATTATCGATGAATTAAAAAACCGGCTCAAACTTAAAAATCACGAAAAACCTGCAACGCCGGGAGTAGAGTTGAATCTATTTGAGGATAAAATTTTATCGATCATAAAAAACGAACCGAAACATATTGATGAAATTGCATTAATTACATCAATACCCGTTTCGGACTGCTTAGTTCATCTTTTGATGCTGGAATTTAAAGGCCTGGTTGTTCAATTACCGGGAAAAGTGTTCAGGATCAATTAAT
This Melioribacteraceae bacterium DNA region includes the following protein-coding sequences:
- the dprA gene encoding DNA-processing protein DprA, translated to MSSDQLERISFLKFLLSIDGIGPQKIFSILSRFNTLESFQNSSPKSLLSIDGISKTLYQRIISSKKNINEIKKAAIEELSRLEKLNAKATTFWDEDYPLMLKEIYSPPIIIYSLGSFSAEDYNSIAIVGTREPTLYGKIEAERFSTELAERKVTIISGLARGIDSAAHNGALKSGGRTIAVTGSGLDIVYPPENKKLYHQIIENGLIISEYPLGTKPDAQNFPKRNRIISGLSLGTLIIETRLNGGAMQTAAYALDQGREVFAVPGNINSKQSEGPNLLIQRGEAKLTFCTEDIIDELKNRLKLKNHEKPATPGVELNLFEDKILSIIKNEPKHIDEIALITSIPVSDCLVHLLMLEFKGLVVQLPGKVFRIN